The genome window AAAATGTTAAAGGTACAAACTTTGACGTTGTGAATGTATCAAAAAAAGAACGTAAACGAAATGCAGCACCTGCTTTTACTACATCTTCTTTACAGCAAGAGGCTGCACGTAAGTTAAATTTCCGTGCTAAGAAAACGATGATGCTTGCACAACAATTATATGAAGGTATTGATATTGGTAAAAAAGAGGGTACAGTCGGTTTAATCACTTATATGCGTACCGATTCAACACGTATTTCGGATACAGCGAAAACAGAGGCAATGGCATACATTGAATCGAAATACGGTAAAGAATACATTTCCACAGAGACGAAGCAGACTAAAAAAGCATCGAATGCACAAGACGCCCATGAGGCCATTCGTCCAACTAGTACAATGCGAGCTCCAGAAGAATTAAAAGCGGTGCTTAGTCGTGACCAATTGCGCTTATACCGCTTAATATGGGAGCGCTTTATCGCAAGTCAGATGGCACCAGCTGTACTTGATACAGTTGCTGTAGACCTTCAAAATGGTGATGTTTTATTCCGTGCAAACGGCTCGCAAGTTAAATTTGCAGGCTTTATGAAGCTATATATTGAGGGTACCGATGATCAAACAGAAGAAACAACAAAGCTTCTACCGGATATGGCAGTTGGCGATCAAGTAAAATCCCTTGAAATCGAACCTAAGCAACATTTTACACAGCCACCACCACGTTATTCAGAGGCGCGTCTTGTAAAAACAATGGAAGAGTTAGGTATAGGGCGCCCGTCCACATATGCACCGACCCTCGATACAATTCAGCGCCGTGGCTATGTCGTATTAGATGCAAAACGATTTATGCCGACAGAGCTAGGAGAAATCGTACACCAACTCGTACTAGAGTTTTTCCCTGATATCATAAATATCGAATTCACAGCACAAATGGAGCAAGATTTGGATGATATTGAAGAAGGTGGTCGTCAGTGGAAAGAAGTTGTGCATGAGTTTTATAAGGACTTTGAGGTTCATGTGAAATATGCAGATGAGGCTATGGAAAAGGTTGTTATAAAAGATGAACCGGCTGGCGAGGATTGTGAGCTTTGTGGATCTCCGATGGTCTTTAAGCTTGGACGATATGGGAAATTTATGGCTTGTTCAAACTTCCCAGATTGCCGCAATACAAAAGCTATTATGAAACCTATTGGCGTAAAATGTCCTTCTTGTGAAACAGGCGAAATTGTAGAACGAAAGAGTAAAACAAAGCGTTTATTCTATGGCTGCAATCAGTACCCTGAGTGTGAATTTGTCTCATGGGACAAGCCAATCAGCAGACCGTGTCCGAAATGTAGTGCATTATTAGTAGAGAAAAAAATAAAAAAAGG of Lysinibacillus agricola contains these proteins:
- the topA gene encoding type I DNA topoisomerase, whose amino-acid sequence is MADYLVIVESPAKAKTIERYLGKKYKVKASIGHVRDLPRSQMGVSSENNYEPKYITIRGKGPVLQDLKSAAKKVKKVFLAADPDREGEAIAWHLATALNIDINSDCRVVFNEITKDAIVESFKNPRPINMDLVDAQQTRRILDRLVGYNISPILWKKVKKGLSAGRVQSVALRMIIDRENEIKNFQPEEYWTIEGSFEKGKKTFDALYYGDGKEKIKLTNEEQVKSILKNVKGTNFDVVNVSKKERKRNAAPAFTTSSLQQEAARKLNFRAKKTMMLAQQLYEGIDIGKKEGTVGLITYMRTDSTRISDTAKTEAMAYIESKYGKEYISTETKQTKKASNAQDAHEAIRPTSTMRAPEELKAVLSRDQLRLYRLIWERFIASQMAPAVLDTVAVDLQNGDVLFRANGSQVKFAGFMKLYIEGTDDQTEETTKLLPDMAVGDQVKSLEIEPKQHFTQPPPRYSEARLVKTMEELGIGRPSTYAPTLDTIQRRGYVVLDAKRFMPTELGEIVHQLVLEFFPDIINIEFTAQMEQDLDDIEEGGRQWKEVVHEFYKDFEVHVKYADEAMEKVVIKDEPAGEDCELCGSPMVFKLGRYGKFMACSNFPDCRNTKAIMKPIGVKCPSCETGEIVERKSKTKRLFYGCNQYPECEFVSWDKPISRPCPKCSALLVEKKIKKGVQIQCTKCDYEEAPIQ